Genomic window (Branchiostoma lanceolatum isolate klBraLanc5 chromosome 13, klBraLanc5.hap2, whole genome shotgun sequence):
AAAATTTGCCATTCTAAGTTGTCTGGACATTAATAGATTTTGTACACCCATTTCTATAGCTTTTAAAATATCAGATAAAAGAAATTCCAAATTTACTTTTTTCATCATCTTACATCTTGCCCTCAGATTAAAAGTCAAACACTTTTTGaaaatgcaatgtacatgtagatcggATCAAAAAGCAGGTCTAGGagcaaagacaacaacaaccatGGGGAAATGTCTATTATTCCCTGTCCTTAACCAAttacaaaattaaaaacatATAGTCTGGATGATTTTGTCAAATgtctgcagggctcgaaattctttttggggggaaatatgtgtactggtgcacccaaccagaaagaattttgggtgcaccacataaaataaagttgaatgtcagcaaaacataagtttaaCGTTTagcctactgcctctcttaagaaatttcaaccaagcaatacatcaaataaagtacaacaaaatgttagattgctttttctgatacttacatttcaataatattctgtatactagtgtacaagagaaccactatagagtacaaaaatatctgggTCACTGTTTTGAGCCCTGCAAGGAATGTAGTATATGTAATTAAGGATTGATGGTAAATAATAGATTGGCAATTTTTCTCCATAGTATAGAGTGATTggtaagaaagaagaagaactctACCGTATCAAGAGTTCTACTGTATCCATTAGTTTTATTCAATAGTTTAAACGTGCAAAGAAAACATGCATGAGTGATGGATTACATGCATATCTGAAACAAAACCTCCAAAAGTGAAAGGGCAAAATGCTTCAAGAATAGCTCAAACATGTGAAACTTAAAGAAATCAACCTCCaaagtgaaagaacaaaatactTCGAGAACAAAGTGCAGCATGTGAAACTCAAACAAATCAACCTTCAAAAGTGAAAGAAGAAAATGCTTTAAGGATGAATCATAGCATGTGAAACTTAAATAAATCAACCCtcaaaagtgaaagaaaaaatgcttcaaatgtGAATCACAGCATGTGAAACTTAAACATGATGACCTTCAAAAGTGAAAGGACAAAATGCTTCAAATATGAATCACAGCATGTGAAACTCAAACAAATCAACCttcaaaagtgaaagaaaaaatgCTTTGAGGATGAATCACAGCATGTGAAACTTAAACAAGATGACCTTCAAAAGTGAAAGGATAGAATGCCTCAACGATGAGTCACAGCATGTGAAACTCAAACAAATCAACCTTCAAAAGCGAAAGGACAAAATGCTTCAAATAGGAATCACAGCAAGTGAAACGAAAGAAAATTAACCTTCAAAAGTGAAAGGACAAAATACTTCAAATATAAATCAAAGCATGTGAAACTTAAACAAAGTGACCTCCAAAAGTGAAAGGACAAAATGCTTAGGCATGACTCATAGCATGTGAATACAGAGACCGCCATGTTTGCATGTTTTGACAATGTACTAATGGTGTTTTTGATAAaagcaattacatgtatttggaaaaGATGGTATCTCTTGTCCTCATTAATTGCGTAGCAACTAATAGCAAGTGTTTTAATTCTTGACTAACTACATCTAAAGCTATGCAAACTGCCTGATTTCACAGAAGGGGGTAATAGCTTAATGAATTATCCAAATAAATGGTCAATGGAAATTAGGTATGTGAGACATGGGCAACtacttgaatgtacaatgtGCCATTTCAACATATAGCAGGCAACAATGACTAGGCTGTATACTCATTTTACTGACACCCAAACGCTGTCACCAGATACTGTgttgaatgaagaaatgaatataCACTTTAGCAGCATGTTATTTTCCCACTTTAATTCAACATATTGTTGACGTAcaatgtcaaatatgaaaacGTATCATGAGTAAGCCCAAGGTAACAGGTGGTCAGATATTCAACAATTTATTCAATAAATCATCTAGTCATTTAaggtgtttgtcttttttttcatagcTAGACCACAGGAGCCATTATTTCAATAACATTGGTACTGTCCACTCCAAATGCTATATATACTAAATAAAGTGTACCTTTCAGTATTGTGTACcaacagtaatacatgtatttacaatataCATAGCCCTGACTATCTAACTAGCACACTGAGCCACCAGTTTACCAATGGTCCGATTTAAAAGGTCCACTGTATGACCAGTACTATGAAATATTTACTGAAAGAGTATGCTTCcctttgtacatgtttattatgctatctttctttctttctttctgtaacaatatacatgtatctagttaTAGAGATATTTGATTTAAAAAGTTAAAGGAAAGTCTCTGAAAGTCCAAAATGAGTGGCCATCCAAATCAAAAGTCACCAGCAAATTTTATCTTATTATATGTGGATGCCAggaataaaactgatgaaataaCAGTTTGATTTTCTCATTGTTGCCTAATAGTGTAGAAAGGCTGCCTCAGGAGGGAAAATGTTAGGCTTAATATACAAATACAACTGATCCCCAACACTGTGTCTCACCCCCCTATTGGTCAGTTTCTGATCTCTCACTCATCCTGGAACTTAACCTGGGCGTGGCCGCCATGGTGAGTGCTGATTGGCTGCGGACCTCCTCTAGTTCGGTCATGTGGTCCTTGTGCTGCCGGAGCACGTCCTTGACGCGCTCGTGTGACCTCTCCACGATCCCACAGGTCACGTCGTGGAACATGCCCTTTCCTTGGGGGTCAGAATGAACTACATGTTGACACATACCAAAGGCTGGCACATAATGCTTTCTCTGTGTACCATGCAACACTTATAATTATAAGAAAGCAAATGGGAGTTGAACACAATTATCAGTGGACTAGGAGGTACTGTAGAGGGACTGTgtagcccaagggctatagaaaaaGAGAGTGAATTATATATTGACACATTACAAAGACTGGCAGTCTGGCACATAATGCTTTCTCTATGTAGAACGCAGCACTTATAAGAAAGCATATGGGAGTTGAAAACACAATactatcagtggactagcctcctaCTGTAGGGGCACTGCatagcccaagggctatagaaacagtgATGGGCGCTGCCCCTATACACCGAGGGGTGTGTGAAGAACTTAAACTTTTAACCTGCCACATGCCCATAAGTTTTAGACATAACCAGTATTGGATGTAAGTGTTGCTAAATATATTTGaaactttagcacactgaagtacaagtgtagccgtttggcacctcattctctattggttacagagttaggcagcagggagaaggttaaaatccAAGGAGGTTGTCTCAGACCACAGAAAGAGGTACATAAACAATGTCACACAGAAGGCAGTGATTTTCTGATAATGTATGTTTAAAACGATTTATAAGAGGACATTCTTTGaatataaaacctggttctgcagttctttcctttagtcactgatgaaagatagcggatgctgtctgaaacgtctgtttcaaaattttatccttTTGCTTCAGTATCTGTCTTTTAGCGACATTCTATGAAGTGTAAATTTAAAGTACCTTCGACAGCATCAATTTCCTCCTCCtgtccctcctcctcctcatcatcctcatcatcttcCAAAccttcatcatcctcatcatccgACACCTCCAGCCCCGCCTCCAACTTCTCCTGCCGTGTCACCTGCTGCCCATCCAGCTGCTGCAGCCTGGGAAGCACCTGAATCAGCTGTTTTCTGTAGGAGAGAATATTCCTGTTGAGaagtgctctccaagcagaggtgggtggaggagattgtgacctttttatcatttgttttgttttctgtcgtCACTATCCGCCACGTGAAAACGAGGCATATGATGAAAGGGTCACAATTTTCTCCACCAACAGCTATCATTGGAGAGtaattgagaagagtaggggtgtcccggtgtgcttggctgaaaatgcgagccgtagtgtaactgcattgcactactagctaacgtcaaccttcatcctcagtctgaggttgccTGCTTTATCTTTTAGCATATTCTTATTACTTAAAGTTTTACAGCTGTTTTCATTGGATTTAAGTAGAGTAGAATACTCTCATTAGTAGCGCTTCGCATGCTGCACTGGTCATCATGAGATCATCACATCTTTGCTAATTCTTTTCTATGAATGAAGGATAGCCTTCATTTTTTTGTCACTTTTCCCTGacttaaaaaaataaacaaaaattagGAACACAACTAATGACATTGAAGTGGCCTTACCTGTGGTCTGGGTTCACTGTACATGGGTTTCCATTCAAGGTTAGGATCACCAGACTTTTGGGTAGTTCCTCTGGTTAGAGAAACACAAAATGGTAAACAAAgaagatatgatatgatgaaaaaattaacaTTCTAAGTTAGGTAACATAACTTATATCACACATGCACAGTATATATTTAACTAGTAGTATAAGAACAATGTATATGACCACTCGTAACCCAAAATGTATTCATAAGAACCTGATCTCTTTCAGCAGCAGATAAGGGTACATTCTAGTACTTCAGGTACATGGTTTTACCTGGGTTGACCTTGTCTATCTTGTTGTCAGACAAGTCCAGAAAACCCAACCCAGTCAGATGGTGGAGGTTCTCAACCTCAGTGATCTGGTTACCAGCTAGACACAGAAACCTACAGGAAAATAGGAAATAATTTAGTCTAAATCCAACAAACCTGCAACTCTAGATCTGAAGATGCTAGAATTGTAAATGCCTAAGGTCCTAAACACAGTCTGATCTAGGCACAATAGCATACTTTAATCATTATCATATTCATACTAATTGTTTATGAATGTTGAGTATACTTTATTACAACACATTATGCAACATCATTCTGACTTGCCTTATTTTAGTTAGGGACTCCAGGTTCTCAATCTTCTTGATCTGATTCTGTAAAATCACCAATCCAAGAAAAGTTTAAAAGACTAATGAAAATAAATGAGGCTTTGGGCAGCATAATATTTTGAGAGCAAAATACATGACATATCGTTGAGATTTAACAACATTGATAAATATGAAGGTGAGATGCAGTGCTCAGTTACAAAGATTATAAAGAAGACAataccaaaacaacaaaactcTAAATTCAGACATCTATATCATAAGTGCTTTTTTATCAACCTGCTGTAGATAGATGTTTGTAATTGGTCCTAGACACTCCAGGTTGTCGATTTCACCAATATTTTCTCGGTCCAGTCGAAGGTGAGTCAGTTTCATCAGTGCAGCTACACTAAATGGGAGAAAAAGATCAAATAATTTCACAGATGTTACATATTCTAGTTCGAATCAGCACAGCAAAGAAGGCAAAAAATTGTGAATTCATAGAACAATTAATACATATATTCTATCATTTCAAACTAAATTTTCTTGCAGAGTTTACCATCTATAGTCACTTTGTAGATAAAATTTCATAGCATTTCAAATCTTTTAGCAGAAGTCCTGCAAAGGTAGGGGGAGGTGTAGAAGACAGACTGAAGAACACAAAAGAGAAAGAGGAAAACATGTTGCATCCATTCATTAGGAAAGGAATTTCACAACAGAATAAACATCTGATTCAAAAATATAAGACTAGCTTTGGGCTCTAGAAAAAGATAGTCAGACCAATAAATGCTTTGTACTAGGCAAGGGGAGACATAGAGCATTGCATTAGTATTATGAGCCAACTGGAAGAGAAACCTAGAGACTCAAGGTGATAGAAGTATCTGCGTACTCTACTAGAGTACGCAGATACCTCTATTGATATATTTCAACACATTCGATGATTCATGCTATTACAGAATATTCACTTAATCAAGTTATGTACAATAAacatcatacaaaaatacatgcatTTAAATTTTAACCTGACAAAAACTGAAACACACCTATGTTTATGAACTCTTCATAAAATATTCATCATCTTTGTTACTGCTGAGCCCGCCTTGATTACTAGCAGATTACTAGCAGCTGCGCAAGTGTTAGTAACTTGCCTATTAGCTATATTGTCAATGTTTGAAAAAGACGTTTTCTCACAGCTTGTCGGACTCCTTTGTGATGCCGGCTGGCAGGTTCCTCTTGGCAATCAGAGACACAGAGATGCGCACAGACTTCTTAGGGGCTGAGAGGGGGGAAAGTGGAACAGTAAGAACTCTGCAATGCCAGTAAGATATATTTTTATCCCTGACTGTATAAACTGTATGTGTTTCCTACTCTAAGTCAGAAGCCTGTATTCCATTCCAGTTAAAACAATAATCTTCTTTGACTACCGAAATTTGGCTGGTTCCTCCATAAATTATATAGATACCCGAAACACAGCCTTCAATTCGAAGCAATTCACAGTGAAATACTTTGGGTACAAACTGATGTTAACTACGCATGCCTGGACATAGCAAGAAGAATGCCTGCACAAATTAGAGTTCTTGTAATTCAAACACAATACTATAATTTGGACTCGCTCCATGATTGTTGCCAAAAGATAGCTCTACAGCGTCTCCCTTCTGGCAAATAAACCTATCTAGTATATAGCGGCGATTTTACAGACATAGAAAACAATTCATTTGTAGACCTGGAGTTTTCAATAGGCAGAAAAAAGATCCCTACCTTCAAGCTCAACGTCATTTTCCGCCTCAAATTTCCACAACTCATTATCACCGAGATCGACCACTTCGGACGCCATTCTCGCAATCAGATACgaacaaaacaagattttctGGGACTTTTTAAAGAACGACAAGTGCCTGGTATTATAGAGTGAGTTACAATCGACCCTCTGAAGTTAAAACACGGGGAAATGCAACGAAACGGCGTCTGTCCCTATGGAAACCGTTCAGATTGTTTTGGCGGTAGCCATTTTGAATTCTTCAAATGAAAACAATCTACACGCAACAACAGTAGATGTGGTCCTATTTTAGAGAACTACGGGTAAATGAAAGTTTAATTGATTAAAAAActattttcaatttgttttcataCTCATAAGGTACTTTAAGGTGTCAATCTTTCACTATATCTGTAAAGTTCTTTATCATATCAATTCTCTGGTTTTTGATCTGATGCGGTTTATTTATTTTCGTAGTAAAGGACGAGCTCACTTTTTAAGTTGGGGTCAAAGTGATATCGTATCATTTTAACAAATATTCATTACTTGCACATTATCGTTTTGTGTATCTATTATGCATTAAAAGATACTATAATACatgaaaaaattatttgatAATTATAAATTTTACATGCTTGTTTTAATAATGATTTATGAAATACAGCCTAATCACACACCCCTACAATCATGAATGTGGACTGATCACTATTGATAACGGATGTAGGTCACACCGGGATGTGCACGCGGCTTGACAGCTGACTGCCGGTTGTGTAATAATGAATAATACGTGTTGAATTTCTCCTATGATGTAACCTTGTTGTCCTGAAAATGGCTTGATTCGTCAAGAGGAAGCACCGAACCGAGAGAAACTGAAGGTTAGGTTTGTTTATTATCTAGGACGTTGTATTACTACAGTCAGTACAGTGCTAACTGTCGCGAAAGAAATCCAAAATCCAAAGTTGTTACGCATTGGAGAAATTGTGTACAGGACAGTCGACTGTACGTATTAACTGTAGCTACGTAAACACATGTATAAAGGATATATTGCCTCACGAAGGACATTAAGTATGATTCTTAGTAACATCTGCATCATTTAAGAATCTTAACGGATTGTTTGAGACGTTTATAAACGAAAGAAGTGACGATGACAGACTTTATTGACATCATTATTGAGGTCGAATGGGCCTTGGGGATTTATAAGCGCGTGACCAGAATATATTGTCCGCCCTCTCACTGTGCCCCATCCCTACATGCCCTACTTCTCCAAACTTCACAGGTCATGCCATCTTGCGTCAGACAAgagatttacattttgtaattactAATTAGTGTCCAGTTCACATTTGTGGCCAGAAAATATgaagatgaaaaaaataataCTCTTAGTACTAGAGCCTTAGacaatcaaataaacaaattccCCTACCCTTATAAAATTTGATTCTCAATTATTACTTTCATCTCAAGTTAATAATATCATTAACTCAAAATattacaattcatattatttctTCCTGTCACGCCCTTGAATTTCCAGGTTAATGAACTGTCCTtgattttattcatttgtttgttttcaggtTAATTCACTCACTATGCAATTATAATCCCTCAAGCTGAAAACATCTAACTTATGAGCCAACCACCATCATGTCATCATCCACTGTGTTCAACAACTTGTACCCGGCCATCATCCAGTGTTTCGCCATCATCTTCGCTGGGTACCTGTTCGGGCGAGTTGGAATCATCACAACTTCTGCTGCTAAAGGATTGGAGAAGTACATCTCCTACCTGGCCCTCCCCGCACTTCTCTTCCAAGCCATGTGTACGCTCAAGTTTGAGGCCGTCAACTGGTGGTTCCTCCTGGCCATGGCCATTGCCAAGTCTTCAGTGTTCCTGTTGGTGGCTGTGTTCACGCTCGTTCTCGGGAGGAACTTTGGGAAGGCTGGACTGTTTGCCATCTTCGCCACCCAGAGCAATGATTTTGCCTTAGGATATCCTATCGGTAAGAattaatgaagtgcaaatagAATGATTTACTTTTATGATTGATCCAAGACTATGAGTAGGAGACAATCATGACACTGGACCTTTCAtgaaagacccccccccccaaaaaaaagatggtcttcatgatacatgtatgataaaatgaattttaaaaaaattataataagATGAATGCCAACTGGTTAAAAGTCTTTAGCCATTGTATTACAACACAAGAAGAAATAATGGTCAGAAAAGCTTCATTAAAGTTTGAGTACTATTAAAGTACATAACTTGTGTAGTtatcaaaaatgttttgtagATACAAGCATCATTTAAGTCTGCATCCTTCTGATCAAAACTCCCTGTTTATTGGTCTAGGAGTGGTCATCATAATTTCACGTGTGTTGATGTTATTATATTCCAGTGAAAGCCATCTACAGTTCCAGCCGCCCAGAGCTCCTGAGTTACATCTACCTGCTGGCTCCCATCTCTGTGGCTATCCTGAACCCGCTGGGGTTTACTCTCATGGAGGTGCAGAAGAACATCGACTCTACAGAGGCTAAGAGCAGGTGCAGGAGTGtcctacaggtacatgtattcctGTTATATGATAAGCTCATTCATTGTCACTTATCCTGTCAATACCACATAATAAAACTGTATACTACATCTACAACAGCTGTTGTAGTGTTGATGACCAGTAATTTAAGGCACCATAGATGATGTCATGATCAGATTCCCATATCCATTTTGGCTCTCTTCCGAATCTCCAATTCTTCCGTGAACTGTCCActgggaagaaaaacaaaagcaaaaaaaatgtagGTTGCAAAGTATtgtcaaaatattgttttgtctCATATTTTCTTTTCTGAAATGAGCAGTAAGATAGAACATGTATTAGGCAACTTATATTACATAAATGAGGTTTTAATTATGATTGACTGATAGCAAAGAAGAGGAAggaatagaaaagaaaaaatgcCCTATCACTCCAACAAAAGATTTGAGActtcatgtttattttcatacTTCAAGTTAAAGCTGATCTGAATGACTTTCATACGAAAAC
Coding sequences:
- the LOC136447318 gene encoding leucine-rich repeat-containing protein 46-like isoform X1, giving the protein MASEVVDLGDNELWKFEAENDVELEAPKKSVRISVSLIAKRNLPAGITKESDKLVAALMKLTHLRLDRENIGEIDNLECLGPITNIYLQQNQIKKIENLESLTKIRFLCLAGNQITEVENLHHLTGLGFLDLSDNKIDKVNPEELPKSLVILTLNGNPCTVNPDHRKQLIQVLPRLQQLDGQQVTRQEKLEAGLEVSDDEDDEGLEDDEDDEEEEGQEEEIDAVEGKGMFHDVTCGIVERSHERVKDVLRQHKDHMTELEEVRSQSALTMAATPRLSSRMSERSETDQ
- the LOC136447318 gene encoding leucine-rich repeat-containing protein 46-like isoform X2, with translation MKFYLQSDYRCVAALMKLTHLRLDRENIGEIDNLECLGPITNIYLQQNQIKKIENLESLTKIRFLCLAGNQITEVENLHHLTGLGFLDLSDNKIDKVNPEELPKSLVILTLNGNPCTVNPDHRKQLIQVLPRLQQLDGQQVTRQEKLEAGLEVSDDEDDEGLEDDEDDEEEEGQEEEIDAVEGKGMFHDVTCGIVERSHERVKDVLRQHKDHMTELEEVRSQSALTMAATPRLSSRMSERSETDQ